The following proteins come from a genomic window of Acinetobacter baumannii:
- a CDS encoding GNAT family N-acetyltransferase, translating to MIETERLILRKWKESDSEPFIKMGLDEDVMRFFPKLLSATESISLIQRISALIDENGWGFWAVELKETQEFIGFIGLQNQPEQFDFSPCIEIGWRIATEHWKKGYATEGAKAALDYAFNILNKDKVVSFTATVNKPSQAVMERLGMRKVKYFNHPKLPDEHALQKHVLYEIYHPKLEL from the coding sequence ATGATCGAAACTGAACGTTTAATCTTAAGAAAATGGAAAGAGTCTGATTCAGAGCCATTTATCAAAATGGGTTTAGACGAAGATGTTATGCGTTTTTTCCCAAAGCTTTTATCTGCTACTGAAAGTATAAGTTTAATTCAAAGAATATCAGCTCTTATTGATGAAAATGGCTGGGGATTTTGGGCGGTAGAATTAAAAGAAACTCAAGAATTTATAGGCTTTATTGGCTTACAAAATCAACCAGAACAATTTGATTTTTCTCCCTGCATTGAAATTGGATGGAGAATTGCTACAGAACACTGGAAAAAAGGTTATGCCACTGAAGGAGCAAAAGCAGCATTGGACTATGCCTTTAATATTCTCAATAAAGATAAAGTGGTTTCTTTCACAGCAACAGTGAATAAGCCATCTCAAGCCGTGATGGAAAGACTAGGAATGCGCAAAGTTAAATACTTTAATCATCCCAAGCTTCCAGATGAACATGCCTTACAAAAGCATGTTCTTTATGAAATATATCATCCTAAGCTTGAGTTATAA